Part of the Nycticebus coucang isolate mNycCou1 chromosome 22, mNycCou1.pri, whole genome shotgun sequence genome, AATGACCGGGTACTGGTAGTTACAGCTAGGCATGAAGTAGTACTGGGAGATGTGCAGTGAGACCAGGACAAACTGGATCTAGAATAGAGGAAGGCAACGGTTAGAGGGGGCAGTGAGAGGGTGAGAAAGCGGAGTCACAGGGGGATAAACATAGAGTGGAGAGGGATGGGGTCAAAGGTGAGATAGGCTAGATAAAGGCAGGATCCAGACTAAGCATGTTGGGGGGATGGTTACAGGCCAGACCTAAGCCCTCACCAGTTGGATGGCTGTCATGTGCTTTTTCCACCAAAGGTAGGGCTGAGCCACAGGGCCTAGGGCAGATAACCCATAGTACAGGTACATGACAACGTGCACAGAGGAGTTAATCATGGCATGGAAAGAGCCCATTCCTCCTGTGAGTAGACAATAAAACAGTCAGCAGAGTGGAGTCTCTGGTCCCCAGTACACACCCTCTTCCCCCAGTGGCCTCCACAACTCACCTGGGGCAATCTTTACACCCCACCACCAGCTCCAGGGAAGCACCGAGTGATGGAAGACATGTAGGAAGGTCACCTGCCCATCCTTCTTCCGGAGAATAAAGATGACctgaaagaagaggaagggggagtTCAAAGCCAGggcctctccctcttctccccaagTTCTCACATGTAATACAGTTATACTCACTGTGTCCATCAGCTCAATGAACTTGGAGAAGAGGAATAGCCAGGCCACTCGAACCATCTGCAAAAAGGGCAGGCTTAGGACCCCACAGGCTATTCCCAAGAACTTCCCTAAAACAGCCATGGGCACAAGTCATGTAAACTGTTCCTATCCCCCAGGCGGTTCTGACCTAGTCCCAGTTCCTACTTACCCTAAGTGCCTCAGGGCTATTGGAATAGTCGACAGGGTCACAGCGCCAGGTATAGGTACTCAGCCAGCCCGACATCAAGAACTAAGAAAGGGTATGTATTAGACCACCAGAGTTCTCCCCTCATAGCAGTTCCCTCCCCTTTGCTAGCTGCAGACATTCAATTGAGCCTCTCTGGAAAGGAGAGAAGACATGCCATACTCTACCCCTACAGCCTGCCCCTTATGTTGACCACAGGAACTAAAGCCCAGGCATCCCAGGGGCCCACCTCATAGACAATGTAGAGGGAGAGTGCCACCAGTGAAAAGT contains:
- the ELOVL1 gene encoding elongation of very long chain fatty acids protein 1 → MEAVVNLYHGMIKHADPRVQGYPLMGSPLLMTSILLTYVYFVLSLGPRIMANRKPFQLRGFMIVYNFSLVALSLYIVYEFLMSGWLSTYTWRCDPVDYSNSPEALRMVRVAWLFLFSKFIELMDTVIFILRKKDGQVTFLHVFHHSVLPWSWWWGVKIAPGGMGSFHAMINSSVHVVMYLYYGLSALGPVAQPYLWWKKHMTAIQLIQFVLVSLHISQYYFMPSCNYQYPVIIHLIWMYGTIFFVLFSNFWYHSYTKGKRLPRALQQNGAPGVAKVKAN